In the Piscinibacter sp. XHJ-5 genome, one interval contains:
- a CDS encoding glycosyltransferase family 2 protein produces MNTPDLTIVIVSYNTAQLLAPLFESVQAAAGGLSLQIVVVDNASSDGSAALIRERYPHVELIANETNVGFGRANNQAIPLIRGAHVLLLNTDAFMAPDTLAKTLSYMKAHPDCGVLGVRLVGRDGGQQASCRRFPTPLNAFLLRTGLARFAPWVRGIDDPRWNPALSQDCDWVPGCYYLMPRAVVERVGLFDPRFFLYSEEVDHCKRVRQAGWRVHYYADTTVVHLGGESAKVVGEVTESGRQISALQIESELLFFRKHHGALGVWAALALTAFADAYLALKWVVKRRDIAGTRAYWKHVNTTWSLFRHTQWATCPTR; encoded by the coding sequence ATGAACACGCCCGACCTGACCATCGTCATCGTCAGCTACAACACCGCACAGCTGCTCGCGCCGCTGTTCGAGTCGGTGCAGGCGGCGGCGGGCGGCCTGTCGCTGCAGATCGTCGTGGTCGACAACGCCTCCAGCGACGGCTCGGCCGCGCTGATCCGCGAACGCTATCCGCATGTCGAGCTGATCGCCAACGAGACCAACGTCGGCTTCGGTCGCGCCAACAACCAGGCGATTCCGTTGATTCGCGGCGCGCATGTGCTGCTGCTCAACACCGACGCCTTCATGGCGCCCGACACGCTGGCCAAGACGCTTTCCTACATGAAGGCGCATCCCGATTGCGGCGTGCTGGGCGTGCGGCTGGTCGGCCGCGACGGCGGCCAGCAGGCGTCGTGCCGGCGCTTCCCCACGCCGCTGAACGCCTTCCTGCTGCGCACCGGCCTCGCGCGGTTCGCCCCGTGGGTGCGCGGCATCGACGATCCGCGCTGGAACCCGGCGCTGTCGCAGGACTGCGATTGGGTGCCGGGCTGCTACTACCTGATGCCACGCGCGGTGGTCGAGCGCGTCGGGCTGTTCGATCCGCGCTTCTTCCTCTACAGCGAGGAGGTCGACCACTGCAAGCGCGTGCGCCAGGCTGGCTGGCGCGTGCACTACTACGCCGACACCACGGTGGTGCACCTCGGCGGCGAGAGCGCCAAGGTGGTCGGCGAGGTCACCGAGTCCGGACGGCAGATCTCCGCGCTGCAGATCGAGAGCGAGCTGCTGTTCTTCCGCAAGCACCACGGCGCGCTGGGCGTGTGGGCCGCGCTGGCGCTGACCGCCTTCGCCGACGCCTACCTGGCGCTGAAGTGGGTGGTGAAGCGGCGCGACATCGCGGGCACACGGGCGTACTGGAAGCACGTCAACACGACCTGGTCGCTGTTCCGCCACACGCAGTGGGCCACGTGTCCCACGCGTTGA
- a CDS encoding glycosyltransferase, whose protein sequence is MSRVSALGRQVGWILSRRLRRVKRCAELPPQANFVVVYVEHELSNTQVYPFHLYADDIAQRHGARLFEIALQDFEADADRTICPQVRWVAFQTGFDLSDGQMQTLLGRLREVFPEAALTYLDFFAPLDLRYAAVLDPWVDCYVKKQVFTDFSQYGRTTVGDTNLTDHFARRYGIDKPQFRFEVPQGFGDKVVIGSNFCVSPRMIDRFRGRLPRTDRPIDVHARIATRGVDWYQRMRQEARQAALAVQGVRTVSEGRVSQSRFYDELAASKVCFSPFGYGEVCWRDYEAIACGALLIKPRMDHVRLAPEVFVPGETYIPIEWDCSDYEDRLREILADDKRRREICAQAFEAVHRYIEADAALDDLAPVFEAAGEARR, encoded by the coding sequence ATGAGCCGCGTCTCGGCCCTCGGCCGCCAGGTCGGCTGGATCCTCTCGCGCCGCCTGCGCCGGGTGAAGCGCTGCGCGGAGTTGCCGCCGCAGGCGAACTTCGTCGTCGTGTACGTCGAGCACGAGCTGTCGAACACGCAGGTCTATCCGTTCCACCTGTACGCCGACGACATCGCGCAGCGCCACGGCGCGCGGCTGTTCGAGATTGCGCTGCAGGACTTCGAGGCCGACGCCGACCGCACCATCTGCCCCCAGGTGCGGTGGGTGGCCTTCCAGACCGGCTTCGACCTGTCCGACGGGCAGATGCAGACGCTGCTGGGCAGGCTGCGCGAGGTGTTCCCCGAGGCGGCATTGACCTACCTCGACTTCTTCGCGCCGCTCGACCTGCGCTACGCCGCCGTGCTCGATCCGTGGGTGGACTGCTACGTGAAGAAGCAGGTGTTCACCGATTTCTCGCAGTACGGCCGCACGACCGTGGGCGACACCAACCTCACCGACCACTTCGCGCGCCGTTACGGCATCGACAAGCCGCAGTTCCGCTTCGAGGTGCCCCAGGGCTTCGGCGACAAGGTGGTCATCGGGTCGAACTTCTGCGTGTCCCCGCGCATGATCGACCGCTTCCGCGGCCGCCTGCCGCGCACCGACCGGCCGATCGACGTGCATGCCCGCATCGCCACGCGCGGCGTCGACTGGTACCAGCGGATGCGACAGGAGGCCAGGCAGGCGGCGCTGGCGGTGCAGGGCGTGCGCACGGTGTCCGAAGGGCGCGTGTCGCAGTCGCGGTTCTACGACGAGCTGGCGGCGAGCAAGGTGTGCTTCAGCCCCTTCGGCTATGGCGAGGTGTGCTGGCGCGACTACGAGGCGATCGCCTGCGGCGCGCTGCTGATCAAGCCGCGCATGGACCATGTGCGCCTCGCGCCTGAGGTCTTCGTGCCGGGCGAGACCTACATCCCGATCGAGTGGGATTGCTCCGACTACGAAGACCGCCTGCGCGAAATCCTTGCCGACGACAAGCGCCGCCGCGAGATCTGCGCCCAGGCCTTCGAAGCCGTGCACCGCTACATCGAGGCCGATGCGGCGCTGGACGACCTGGCGCCGGTGTTCGAAGCGGCCGGGGAGGCGCGCCGATGA
- a CDS encoding glycosyltransferase family 4 protein, with protein sequence MHIALVTPSWPMHRYPNGIVTYVHLLREELRAQGHRISVFANRIAPDGHEPGVHLVSDSMGSRLARRLARWAGNDLPEVFGWGQRIAASIDEVHRADPVDVIEMEESFGWCGDVQRLVDIPLVVKLHGPAFLSLVEEELDTPLAQQKIAAEGRALRRLHTITSPSGDTLRRTLERYGLRPALSEVVPNPMQVSTEVGLWDAARAAPRHILFVGRFDKRKGGDLVLLAFRRLLETDPRLRLTFVGPDTGLVRPAGPRIHFDEFCAGHFDPSQRERIDYKGQLSQADIARLRTQASVTLVASRWDNQPNTALEAMIQACPVVAVQAGGVDELVEHGVTGLLARAGDHDDLCAQLLAALDDPAAAGRMGQAARRRVLERHAGRTLAEQSLAVYRRAIAQHVQEAATP encoded by the coding sequence ATGCACATTGCGCTCGTCACCCCCAGCTGGCCGATGCACCGCTATCCGAACGGCATCGTCACCTACGTCCACCTGCTGCGCGAAGAGCTGCGCGCGCAGGGCCACCGGATCTCGGTGTTCGCCAACCGCATCGCCCCGGATGGCCACGAGCCGGGCGTTCATCTCGTGAGCGACAGCATGGGCTCGCGCCTGGCGCGGCGGCTTGCGCGCTGGGCCGGCAACGACCTGCCCGAGGTGTTCGGCTGGGGCCAGCGCATCGCCGCCAGCATCGACGAGGTCCATCGCGCCGATCCGGTCGACGTGATCGAGATGGAGGAGTCCTTCGGCTGGTGCGGCGACGTGCAGCGGCTGGTCGACATCCCGCTCGTCGTCAAGCTGCACGGCCCGGCATTCCTGTCGCTGGTCGAGGAAGAGCTGGACACGCCGCTGGCGCAGCAGAAGATCGCGGCCGAGGGCCGGGCGCTGCGCCGCCTGCACACCATCACGTCCCCGTCGGGCGACACGCTGCGGCGCACCCTGGAGCGCTACGGCCTCCGTCCCGCGCTGAGCGAGGTGGTGCCCAATCCCATGCAGGTGAGCACCGAGGTGGGCCTGTGGGACGCCGCCCGCGCTGCGCCACGCCACATCCTGTTCGTCGGACGCTTCGACAAGCGCAAGGGCGGAGACCTCGTGCTGCTGGCGTTCCGCCGGCTGCTGGAGACCGACCCGCGCCTGCGTCTCACCTTCGTCGGGCCGGACACCGGGCTGGTCCGACCGGCGGGCCCCCGAATCCACTTCGACGAGTTCTGCGCCGGGCACTTCGATCCATCGCAGCGCGAGCGTATCGACTACAAGGGCCAGCTGTCCCAGGCCGACATCGCCCGGCTGCGCACGCAGGCGAGCGTGACGCTCGTGGCCTCGCGCTGGGACAACCAGCCCAACACCGCGCTCGAAGCGATGATCCAGGCCTGCCCGGTGGTGGCGGTCCAGGCAGGCGGCGTCGATGAGCTCGTCGAGCATGGGGTGACCGGCCTGCTGGCGCGCGCCGGCGACCACGACGACCTCTGCGCCCAGCTGCTCGCGGCACTGGACGATCCAGCGGCTGCCGGCCGCATGGGACAGGCCGCGCGCCGCCGCGTCCTGGAGCGGCATGCCGGGCGCACGCTGGCAGAGCAGTCGCTTGCGGTGTACCGCCGCGCCATTGCGCAGCATGTGCAGGAAGCGGCCACGCCATGA
- a CDS encoding oligosaccharide flippase family protein, which yields MINLRGDLFAATASFGGLSLIRLVSSVILTRILYPEAYGIVTMVASVAFMMEMLSDVGIVGMMVRHDRAEDPAFVNTTWTIRLVRGAINAAALFVLAPVIAGLYDTPDLARALRIFSFWFVIYGLESMAFTLALRRRNSRISSYTELAATVVSTLFVIAYSYVNRDWHGMVYGMVLNRALITAASYFFYTSERPRLQFDRDVFQASLGFAKYSMPSSLLTMLVSQFDKLIFLKLFDIHLLGLYGLAGNMAGPINSLVIRITRTVLYPRCAANFRHAPATVRQTYYSENIKLLALILLLPAMLGGASALLVHVLFDHRYAYAAVILQALAVKVMIDALAAPAENVLVATGTPRPVLVSNLLRAGWVVPGTLIGYHFWGFDGFLYATALQTLPSLLYFLWLQQRRQLVIVRYEAMKLVYVAAVYLVTFVVSNQLMSIVTPLRLKAGA from the coding sequence ATGATCAATCTGAGAGGGGATTTGTTCGCGGCGACGGCCAGCTTCGGCGGCCTGTCGCTGATCCGGCTGGTCAGCAGCGTCATCCTCACGCGCATCCTCTACCCGGAGGCGTACGGCATCGTCACGATGGTGGCGTCGGTCGCCTTCATGATGGAGATGCTGTCGGACGTCGGCATCGTGGGAATGATGGTGCGCCACGACCGTGCCGAGGATCCTGCATTCGTCAACACCACCTGGACCATCCGGCTCGTGCGGGGGGCGATCAACGCCGCGGCGCTGTTCGTGCTGGCGCCCGTGATCGCCGGCCTGTACGACACGCCCGACCTGGCGCGCGCGCTGCGCATCTTCTCCTTCTGGTTTGTCATCTACGGGCTCGAGTCGATGGCGTTCACGCTGGCGCTGCGCCGGCGCAATTCGCGCATCTCGAGCTACACCGAGCTGGCCGCCACGGTGGTGTCCACGCTGTTCGTCATCGCGTACTCGTATGTCAACCGCGACTGGCACGGCATGGTCTACGGCATGGTGCTCAACCGCGCGCTGATCACGGCGGCGAGCTACTTCTTCTATACCTCGGAGCGCCCGCGCCTGCAGTTCGATCGCGACGTGTTCCAGGCGAGCCTCGGCTTCGCCAAGTACTCGATGCCTTCCAGCCTGCTGACCATGCTGGTCTCGCAGTTCGACAAGCTGATCTTCCTCAAGCTGTTCGACATCCACCTGCTGGGCCTGTACGGGCTGGCGGGCAACATGGCCGGCCCCATCAACTCGCTGGTGATCCGCATCACGCGCACGGTGCTGTACCCGCGCTGCGCCGCCAACTTCCGCCATGCGCCGGCCACGGTGCGACAGACGTACTACTCGGAGAACATCAAGCTGCTGGCGCTGATCCTGCTGTTGCCGGCCATGCTCGGCGGCGCGTCGGCGCTGCTGGTGCATGTGCTCTTCGACCACCGCTATGCCTATGCCGCCGTCATCCTCCAGGCGCTCGCCGTGAAGGTGATGATCGACGCGCTGGCCGCGCCGGCCGAGAACGTGCTGGTCGCCACCGGCACGCCGCGGCCGGTGCTCGTGAGCAACCTGCTGCGGGCGGGCTGGGTGGTGCCGGGCACCTTGATCGGCTACCACTTCTGGGGCTTCGACGGATTCCTCTACGCCACCGCCCTGCAGACACTGCCGTCGTTGCTGTACTTCCTGTGGCTGCAGCAGCGCCGCCAGCTCGTCATCGTGAGGTATGAAGCCATGAAGCTGGTCTACGTGGCCGCCGTGTACCTGGTCACCTTCGTCGTGAGCAATCAGCTCATGTCGATCGTTACCCCGCTGCGCCTGAAGGCGGGCGCCTGA
- a CDS encoding methyltransferase domain-containing protein — translation MSGREHAAALKERRPSAAILEKYRSEFGYDAARCFEGVPEVGIYECEDTGFRFFYPLSVVGDESLYRRLEQFPWNYKDDKWEHDASLSYLRPGQRVLDVGCGRGSFLHKAQTQRGAIVTGIELNRSAAAFARERGVKVAEELLDAHAAAHALHYDVVTSFQVLEHVPDPHAFISDCLRVLKPGGMLIYGVPNNDGFLRYADAPLNGPPHHMGLWTRRSLAALCSLFPIDVRAFEIEPLAEIDWYQAVSEARYLPRDWRRWLYYRLGGAKLVRRFLVDNASTIAGHTILVVFEKRA, via the coding sequence TTGAGCGGCCGTGAGCACGCAGCAGCGCTGAAGGAGCGGCGCCCTTCGGCCGCCATCCTCGAAAAGTACCGCAGCGAGTTCGGCTACGACGCCGCGCGCTGCTTCGAAGGCGTGCCGGAAGTCGGCATCTACGAGTGCGAGGACACGGGCTTCCGCTTCTTCTACCCGTTGTCGGTGGTGGGCGACGAATCGCTCTATCGCCGTCTGGAGCAGTTTCCCTGGAACTACAAGGACGACAAGTGGGAGCACGACGCGTCGCTGTCCTACCTGCGCCCCGGGCAGCGCGTGCTCGATGTCGGATGCGGCCGCGGAAGCTTCCTGCACAAGGCGCAGACCCAGCGCGGCGCCATCGTCACGGGCATCGAGCTCAACCGCTCGGCGGCCGCCTTCGCGCGCGAACGCGGCGTGAAGGTGGCCGAGGAACTGCTCGACGCACATGCCGCGGCGCATGCGCTGCACTACGACGTGGTCACGTCGTTCCAGGTGCTGGAGCACGTCCCCGACCCGCATGCCTTCATCAGCGACTGCCTGCGCGTGCTGAAGCCGGGTGGGATGCTGATCTACGGCGTGCCCAACAACGACGGCTTCCTGCGCTACGCGGATGCGCCGCTCAACGGCCCGCCGCACCACATGGGGCTGTGGACGCGCCGCAGCCTGGCCGCGCTGTGCTCGCTGTTTCCCATCGACGTGCGTGCCTTCGAGATCGAGCCGCTGGCCGAGATCGACTGGTACCAGGCGGTGTCAGAGGCGCGCTACCTGCCGCGCGACTGGCGCCGCTGGCTGTACTACCGCCTGGGCGGCGCCAAGCTCGTGCGCCGGTTCCTGGTCGACAACGCATCGACGATTGCCGGGCACACCATCCTGGTGGTCTTCGAGAAGCGGGCGTAG
- a CDS encoding O-antigen ligase family protein: MYNLKTLVVVLGIALPMFWFIRPFVERFIAPEDFARRRNVWIVLTLTAFLSPSFWLYAVVALTLCAWAGRKDSNPPALTVLLLQVIPPIGLYIPMVGINQLFQLNNYRILSLAVLLPLAVQLLHAPKQDVPPLRKWIDGLLIGFMLLQLVLLMPYESFTNTLRRGFLLVLDVWLVYYVFSRFCRTRAAIMDVCVTLCVACAIFVPIAAFETLKGWLLYQGLGEVWGKPLEFAFLLRGDSLRAQASVGHSLALGYVLAVGFGLALFLGGQLRSRRATFAMGAWMWLGLIAAYSRGPWLVAVVAYFSYAALQPDGLSRFIKNGAVAVAIAALILVSPVGERVIDTLPFIGTVDAANVTYRQRLAEVSWQLIQQNPWFGNPFVLTQMEELRQGQGIIDLVNSYASVALLYGLVGLGLFLGVFFAGMGGLYRLSRRWRDDDPDTALLGAALLTAMVATLFMMATGSFGTILAQLYWVLAGLAAAYAGLSFADERVATAAVPEWPHAVQPATFSPRSAFRVGK, translated from the coding sequence GTGTACAACCTCAAGACACTGGTGGTGGTCCTCGGCATCGCGCTGCCGATGTTCTGGTTCATCCGCCCGTTCGTCGAGCGCTTCATCGCACCGGAGGACTTCGCCCGCCGGCGCAACGTGTGGATCGTGCTCACGCTGACTGCGTTCCTCAGCCCCAGCTTCTGGCTGTACGCGGTGGTGGCGCTGACGTTGTGCGCCTGGGCCGGACGCAAGGATTCGAACCCGCCTGCGCTGACGGTGCTGCTGCTGCAGGTCATTCCGCCCATCGGCCTGTACATCCCGATGGTCGGCATCAACCAGCTGTTCCAGCTCAACAACTACCGCATCCTCTCGCTGGCCGTTCTGCTGCCGCTGGCCGTGCAGCTGCTGCATGCGCCCAAGCAGGACGTTCCACCGCTGCGCAAGTGGATCGACGGCCTGCTGATCGGCTTCATGCTGCTGCAGCTGGTGCTGCTGATGCCGTACGAATCGTTCACCAACACCCTGCGCCGCGGCTTCCTGCTCGTGCTGGACGTGTGGCTGGTGTATTACGTGTTCAGCCGCTTCTGCCGCACCCGCGCGGCGATCATGGACGTGTGCGTCACCCTCTGCGTCGCCTGCGCCATCTTCGTGCCGATCGCGGCCTTCGAGACCCTCAAGGGCTGGCTGCTGTACCAGGGCCTCGGCGAGGTGTGGGGCAAGCCGCTGGAGTTCGCGTTCCTGTTGCGTGGCGACAGCCTGCGCGCGCAAGCCTCGGTCGGCCACTCGCTCGCGCTGGGCTACGTGCTCGCGGTGGGCTTCGGGCTCGCGCTGTTCCTCGGAGGGCAGCTGCGCTCGCGCCGCGCCACCTTCGCGATGGGCGCCTGGATGTGGCTCGGCCTCATCGCCGCCTATTCGCGCGGCCCGTGGCTGGTCGCGGTGGTGGCCTACTTCAGCTATGCGGCATTGCAGCCCGACGGATTGTCGCGCTTCATCAAGAACGGGGCCGTTGCCGTCGCGATCGCCGCGCTGATCCTGGTGTCGCCGGTGGGCGAGCGCGTGATCGACACCTTGCCCTTCATCGGCACCGTCGATGCGGCGAACGTGACCTACCGACAGCGCCTGGCGGAGGTGTCGTGGCAGCTCATCCAGCAGAACCCGTGGTTCGGCAATCCGTTCGTGCTGACCCAGATGGAGGAACTGCGCCAGGGGCAGGGCATCATCGACCTGGTCAACAGCTATGCCTCGGTCGCGCTGCTGTACGGCCTCGTCGGGCTGGGCCTGTTCCTCGGCGTGTTCTTCGCCGGCATGGGGGGGCTGTACCGCCTGTCGCGGCGCTGGCGCGACGACGATCCGGACACCGCCCTGCTCGGCGCGGCGCTGCTGACGGCCATGGTCGCGACGCTGTTCATGATGGCCACCGGCAGCTTCGGCACCATCCTGGCCCAGCTGTACTGGGTGCTCGCGGGCCTGGCAGCGGCCTACGCCGGCCTGAGCTTCGCCGACGAGCGCGTGGCGACCGCGGCGGTGCCGGAATGGCCGCATGCGGTGCAGCCGGCGACCTTCTCCCCAAGGAGCGCTTTCCGTGTCGGCAAATAG
- a CDS encoding 2OG-Fe(II) oxygenase, with protein sequence MSSVLPIDLANGLALDYAQARKIGEQLSADYCFAEPFPHIVLDDFLPEPVARLALEHFPAQALRSDKVFDMGYAGLHKRQILPEDCDASARALFHFFNSRPMLEFLEGLSSIQALLPDPYFVGGGYHETARGGKLGVHADFRINDQLHLHRRMNVIIYLNQDWRDEYGGFLELWDRKMTHKVKSVKPVFNRCVIFNTDADSYHGHPDPLTTPEGVFRRSIALYYYTASRAIYDEVPSTSTIYHARPGDDRVTQREAWHLRFDQHLRQWTPPALLRYAFAIKRRLTR encoded by the coding sequence TTGAGTTCCGTCCTACCGATCGACCTGGCCAACGGCCTCGCGCTGGACTATGCCCAGGCGCGCAAGATCGGCGAACAACTGTCGGCCGACTACTGCTTCGCCGAGCCGTTCCCGCACATCGTGCTCGACGATTTCCTGCCCGAGCCGGTGGCGCGTCTCGCGCTCGAGCACTTCCCGGCGCAGGCGCTGCGCTCGGACAAGGTGTTCGACATGGGCTACGCCGGCCTGCACAAGCGGCAGATCCTGCCGGAGGACTGCGACGCCTCGGCGCGTGCGCTGTTCCACTTCTTCAACTCGCGACCCATGCTCGAGTTCCTGGAGGGCCTGTCTTCCATCCAGGCGCTGCTGCCCGATCCTTATTTCGTCGGCGGCGGCTATCACGAGACGGCGCGGGGCGGCAAGCTCGGCGTGCATGCCGACTTCCGCATCAACGACCAGCTGCACCTGCACCGGCGGATGAACGTCATCATCTACCTCAACCAGGACTGGCGCGACGAATACGGCGGCTTCCTCGAGCTGTGGGACCGCAAGATGACGCACAAGGTGAAATCGGTGAAGCCGGTGTTCAACCGCTGCGTGATCTTCAACACCGACGCCGACTCGTACCACGGCCACCCCGATCCGCTGACCACGCCCGAAGGCGTGTTCCGCCGCTCCATCGCGCTGTACTACTACACCGCGTCGCGGGCCATCTACGACGAGGTGCCGAGCACGTCCACCATCTACCACGCGCGTCCGGGAGACGACCGGGTCACCCAGCGTGAAGCCTGGCATCTGCGCTTCGACCAGCACCTGCGGCAGTGGACGCCGCCCGCGCTGCTGCGCTATGCCTTCGCGATCAAGCGGCGCTTGACGCGCTGA
- the xrtB gene encoding exosortase B yields MSLVHPDMHARLAPLSREHLPWFIAIGGFAVMYLPVYWIAANGIWQTDDNGHGPIILAVLLYLFWTKWREIVETPARPAPLLGWPLFAAGLLLYVFGRAFSMASVEFFSQLPVIAATLLLIKGRRALRVAWFPVLYLIFMVPLPNSLVDAITGPLKQWISDIVETLLYAAGYPIARTGVILQIGQYQLLVADACSGLHSMFSLTALGTLFMYMMDRKSRLHNAIMLASILPIAFVANIVRVIILVLVTYHLGDEAGQGFLHGTAGVVLMLVALGIFFALDSLLKLVLHEGPRHAART; encoded by the coding sequence GTGAGTCTGGTGCACCCCGACATGCATGCCCGTCTCGCGCCCCTCTCGCGCGAGCACCTGCCCTGGTTCATCGCGATCGGCGGCTTCGCCGTCATGTACCTGCCCGTCTACTGGATCGCCGCCAACGGCATCTGGCAGACCGACGACAACGGCCACGGACCGATCATCCTCGCGGTGCTGCTGTACCTGTTCTGGACCAAGTGGCGGGAGATCGTCGAGACGCCCGCGCGGCCCGCGCCGCTGCTCGGCTGGCCGCTGTTCGCGGCGGGACTGCTGCTGTACGTGTTCGGCCGCGCCTTCAGCATGGCGAGCGTCGAGTTCTTCTCGCAGCTGCCGGTGATCGCCGCCACGCTGCTGCTGATCAAGGGGCGTCGTGCGCTACGCGTGGCGTGGTTCCCGGTGCTCTACCTGATCTTCATGGTCCCGCTGCCGAACAGCCTGGTCGATGCGATCACCGGGCCGCTCAAGCAGTGGATCTCCGACATCGTCGAGACGCTGCTGTATGCCGCGGGCTATCCGATTGCGCGCACCGGCGTGATCCTGCAGATCGGCCAGTACCAGCTGCTGGTGGCCGACGCCTGCTCGGGCCTGCACTCGATGTTCAGCCTCACCGCGCTGGGCACGCTGTTCATGTACATGATGGACCGCAAGAGCCGGCTGCACAACGCGATCATGCTGGCATCCATCCTGCCGATCGCATTCGTCGCCAACATCGTGCGCGTGATCATCCTGGTGCTGGTCACCTACCACCTCGGCGACGAAGCGGGGCAGGGCTTCCTGCACGGCACGGCCGGCGTGGTGCTCATGCTGGTCGCGCTGGGCATCTTCTTCGCGCTGGACTCGCTGCTCAAGCTCGTCCTCCACGAGGGTCCGCGGCACGCCGCGCGGACCTGA
- the epsG gene encoding chain length determinant protein tyrosine kinase EpsG has protein sequence MKMTVSMATGAPRANRSIGAILMDSGALTPEDAERILLLQKEQGLRFGEAAVKLGLLTEADIQYALSRQFSYAYLRTVGDKKPLSDELIAAYQPFSARVEELRAVRSQLMLRWFDKTEQRQVLTIVGTERGEGRSHLAANLAVVFSQLGERTLLIDADMRMPRQHELFLLQNKVGLSTVLSGRSRDEAIIRITDLAGLYVLPAGPIPPNPLELLSRLNFDEFLIHVRATFDVVIIDTPALAIGEDAAMIAVRTGAALAVARTAQTRVNAFNDMVQGLMNAGVSVVGSVLNDVPEKKRAKAKP, from the coding sequence ATGAAGATGACCGTCTCGATGGCCACCGGCGCGCCGAGGGCCAACCGCTCGATCGGCGCGATCCTGATGGACAGCGGCGCGCTGACGCCGGAAGACGCCGAGCGCATCCTGCTGCTGCAGAAGGAGCAGGGCCTGCGCTTCGGCGAGGCCGCGGTCAAGCTCGGCCTGCTGACCGAGGCGGACATCCAGTACGCGCTGTCGCGGCAGTTCTCGTACGCCTACCTGCGCACCGTGGGCGACAAGAAGCCGCTGTCCGATGAGCTCATCGCCGCCTACCAGCCGTTCTCGGCCCGCGTCGAGGAGCTGCGAGCCGTGCGCAGCCAGCTCATGCTGCGCTGGTTCGACAAGACCGAGCAGCGCCAGGTGCTCACCATCGTCGGCACCGAGCGCGGCGAAGGCCGCAGCCACCTGGCCGCCAACCTGGCCGTCGTGTTCTCGCAGCTCGGCGAGCGGACGCTGCTGATCGATGCCGACATGCGCATGCCGCGCCAGCACGAGCTCTTCCTGCTGCAGAACAAGGTCGGGCTGTCGACCGTGCTGTCGGGACGCTCGCGCGACGAGGCCATCATCCGCATCACCGACCTTGCCGGCCTGTACGTGCTGCCCGCCGGTCCCATCCCGCCGAACCCGCTCGAGCTCCTGTCGCGGCTCAACTTCGACGAATTTCTCATCCACGTGCGGGCCACCTTCGACGTCGTCATCATCGACACGCCGGCGCTGGCGATCGGCGAGGACGCCGCCATGATCGCCGTGCGAACCGGCGCCGCGCTGGCGGTCGCGCGCACGGCGCAGACGCGCGTCAACGCCTTCAACGACATGGTGCAGGGCCTGATGAACGCCGGCGTGTCGGTGGTCGGGTCGGTGCTCAACGACGTGCCCGAGAAGAAGAGGGCGAAGGCGAAGCCGTGA